In one window of Bemisia tabaci chromosome 4, PGI_BMITA_v3 DNA:
- the LOC109035830 gene encoding uncharacterized protein isoform X1: MKMDFELVFLLYPFMIFIGNDVVKCEPRPGKYTDSGIFDSELKDKRMVNKRYGVNLDSCSSNFAVHRDKIIRTEDSIKMGAKYLSASDVLSRDDCLRICCQTDTCNVFVFEEKTPGTCYLFNCGSPDDFKCNFTHHHNYSSAVLTVNRPLIELESQIPHSQHEEELLRLRKPEAPIVQIVETTTPIAKKGSKEILPTVIEFGSPVAGSKCSRNQFECHSSGECLAIYNACDGIPQCPDGSDEAPELGCPTTAPPTSAPVVSSVKSQPSVENLGFIPNKAPQHVDVHADKSGDPVRPFVSGPMNMMNQQQIAWQQQMYNNPNVNMMPNNAEQQGLPIGKTPEQLLNQAKTYGREGENFQWQESMPKGDMHIFTHKGGLMTNYQPPESVNPMNGQQYGEISSSKINYYNNVGFNHLQQQPQPMQPNWHRKAIPPEINVNAGSYDYFYEDPRARLQQQAQAQSQAHPNNINNFQHQPAHFQETQDVGSIYKPARRPADSVKKANPVDILFTTEMPSSTTLKHKIHSHHTHHKPPASHRKVEKFGAEPNLKIFEEDVEEKSVPSGAILSLTLGLLVTALMVVIVGCRMRVIRRRLRRGGKSGYSHDADFLVNGMYL, encoded by the exons ATGAAAATGGATTTCGAACTTGTTTTCTTACTGTACCCCTTCATGATTTTCATCGGGAACGATGTGGTGAAGTGCGAGCCGAGACCCGGGAAATATACCGACTCGGGGATCTTCGACTCCGAGTTGAAGGACAAGCGAATGGTCAACAAGAGGTACGGGGTGAACCTCGACTCCTGTTCGTCGAATTTCGCCGTGCACCGGGACAAAATCATCCGTACCGAGGATTCAATCAAAATGGGTGCCAAGTACCTCAGCGCCAGCGACGTTCTGTCACGTGACGACTGCTTGAGAATATGCTGTCAAACGGACACGTGCAACGTATTCGTTTTTGAAGAGAAG ACTCCTGGAACATGTTACCTCTTCAATTGTGGTAGTCCTGATGATTTCAAATGCAATTTCACTCACCATCACAACTACAGTAGTGCAGTTCTCACTGTCAACAGGCCATTAATCGAACTTGAAAGTCAGATTCCCCACAGCCAGCATGAAGAAGAACTTCTCAGATTACG AAAACCGGAAGCTCCAATTGTGCAAATCGTGGAAACCACGACGCCAATTGCAAAGAAAGGCAGCAAAGAGATCCTTCCTACTGTTATTGAATTCGGTTCTCCAG TTGCTGGCAGTAAATGCAGTAGAAATCAATTTGAATGTCATAGTTCAGGAGAATGTTTAGCCATTTACAATGCCTGCGATGGAATCCCACAATGCCCTGATGGGAGTGATGAAGCTCCAGAACTTGGATGTCCAACAACTG ctcCACCAACATCCGCTCCTGTTGTTTCATCTGTGAAATCCCAGCCCTCAGTGGAGAACCTTGGGTTCATTCCGAACAAAGCGCCACAACATGTTGACGTTCATGCGGATAAGTCAGGAGACCCTGTCCGACCATTCGTATCTGGTCCTATGAACATGATGAATCAGCAGCAAATAGCTTGGCAGCAGCAAATGTATA ATAATCCAAATGTGAATATGATGCCAAACAATGCTGAACAGCAAGGCTTGCCAATTGGAAAAACTCCAGAGCAGCTCTTAAATCAAGCGAAAACTTACGGAcgtgaaggtgaaaattttcagtGGCAAGAATCAATGCCAAAAG GAGATATGCACATTTTCACCCACAAAGGAGGACTCATGACTAACTATCAGCCCCCGGAGTCAGT GAATCCCATGAATGGGCAACAATATGGTGAAATATCGTCCTCTAAGATTAACTATTATAATAATGTCGGCTTCAATCACTTACAACAGCAGCCGCAGCCTATGCAGCCTAATTGGCACCGGAAAGCTATCCCGCCTG AAATTAATGTAAATGCGGGCAGTTATGATTACTTCTACGAGGATCCGCGGGCCCGTTTGCAACAGCAGGCTCAAGCTCAATCCCAAGCTCACCCCAACAACATCAATAATTTCCAGCACCAGCCAGCTCATTTTCAG GAGACTCAAGATGTTGGATCAATCTATAAGCCAGCAAGGCGTCCAGCTGATTCGGTGAAGAAAGCTAACCCTGTAGATATCCTATTCACAACCGAAATGCCTTCTTCAACTACTCTTAAGCATAAAA TTCACTCTCATCACACCCATCACAAGCCTCCTGCTTCCCATCGAAAAGTGGAAAAGTTTGGAGCAGAgccaaatctgaaaatttttgaagaagacGTGGAAGAGAAGTCTGTACCAAGTGGAGCAATATTATCTTTAACATTGG GTCTGTTGGTCACTGCTCTGATGGTCGTTATTGTCGGATGTCGAATGAGAGTGATACGCCGGCGTTTACGTCGTGGTGGAAAATCAGGCTACTCCCACGATGCAGATTTTCTTGTCAACGGAATGTACTTATAA
- the LOC109035830 gene encoding uncharacterized protein isoform X2 yields MKMDFELVFLLYPFMIFIGNDVVKCEPRPGKYTDSGIFDSELKDKRMVNKRYGVNLDSCSSNFAVHRDKIIRTEDSIKMGAKYLSASDVLSRDDCLRICCQTDTCNVFVFEEKTPGTCYLFNCGSPDDFKCNFTHHHNYSSAVLTVNRPLIELESQIPHSQHEEELLRLRKPEAPIVQIVETTTPIAKKGSKEILPTVIEFGSPVAGSKCSRNQFECHSSGECLAIYNACDGIPQCPDGSDEAPELGCPTTAPPTSAPVVSSVKSQPSVENLGFIPNKAPQHVDVHADKSGDPVRPFVSGPMNMMNQQQIAWQQQMYNNPNVNMMPNNAEQQGLPIGKTPEQLLNQAKTYGREGDMHIFTHKGGLMTNYQPPESVNPMNGQQYGEISSSKINYYNNVGFNHLQQQPQPMQPNWHRKAIPPEINVNAGSYDYFYEDPRARLQQQAQAQSQAHPNNINNFQHQPAHFQETQDVGSIYKPARRPADSVKKANPVDILFTTEMPSSTTLKHKIHSHHTHHKPPASHRKVEKFGAEPNLKIFEEDVEEKSVPSGAILSLTLGLLVTALMVVIVGCRMRVIRRRLRRGGKSGYSHDADFLVNGMYL; encoded by the exons ATGAAAATGGATTTCGAACTTGTTTTCTTACTGTACCCCTTCATGATTTTCATCGGGAACGATGTGGTGAAGTGCGAGCCGAGACCCGGGAAATATACCGACTCGGGGATCTTCGACTCCGAGTTGAAGGACAAGCGAATGGTCAACAAGAGGTACGGGGTGAACCTCGACTCCTGTTCGTCGAATTTCGCCGTGCACCGGGACAAAATCATCCGTACCGAGGATTCAATCAAAATGGGTGCCAAGTACCTCAGCGCCAGCGACGTTCTGTCACGTGACGACTGCTTGAGAATATGCTGTCAAACGGACACGTGCAACGTATTCGTTTTTGAAGAGAAG ACTCCTGGAACATGTTACCTCTTCAATTGTGGTAGTCCTGATGATTTCAAATGCAATTTCACTCACCATCACAACTACAGTAGTGCAGTTCTCACTGTCAACAGGCCATTAATCGAACTTGAAAGTCAGATTCCCCACAGCCAGCATGAAGAAGAACTTCTCAGATTACG AAAACCGGAAGCTCCAATTGTGCAAATCGTGGAAACCACGACGCCAATTGCAAAGAAAGGCAGCAAAGAGATCCTTCCTACTGTTATTGAATTCGGTTCTCCAG TTGCTGGCAGTAAATGCAGTAGAAATCAATTTGAATGTCATAGTTCAGGAGAATGTTTAGCCATTTACAATGCCTGCGATGGAATCCCACAATGCCCTGATGGGAGTGATGAAGCTCCAGAACTTGGATGTCCAACAACTG ctcCACCAACATCCGCTCCTGTTGTTTCATCTGTGAAATCCCAGCCCTCAGTGGAGAACCTTGGGTTCATTCCGAACAAAGCGCCACAACATGTTGACGTTCATGCGGATAAGTCAGGAGACCCTGTCCGACCATTCGTATCTGGTCCTATGAACATGATGAATCAGCAGCAAATAGCTTGGCAGCAGCAAATGTATA ATAATCCAAATGTGAATATGATGCCAAACAATGCTGAACAGCAAGGCTTGCCAATTGGAAAAACTCCAGAGCAGCTCTTAAATCAAGCGAAAACTTACGGAcgtgaag GAGATATGCACATTTTCACCCACAAAGGAGGACTCATGACTAACTATCAGCCCCCGGAGTCAGT GAATCCCATGAATGGGCAACAATATGGTGAAATATCGTCCTCTAAGATTAACTATTATAATAATGTCGGCTTCAATCACTTACAACAGCAGCCGCAGCCTATGCAGCCTAATTGGCACCGGAAAGCTATCCCGCCTG AAATTAATGTAAATGCGGGCAGTTATGATTACTTCTACGAGGATCCGCGGGCCCGTTTGCAACAGCAGGCTCAAGCTCAATCCCAAGCTCACCCCAACAACATCAATAATTTCCAGCACCAGCCAGCTCATTTTCAG GAGACTCAAGATGTTGGATCAATCTATAAGCCAGCAAGGCGTCCAGCTGATTCGGTGAAGAAAGCTAACCCTGTAGATATCCTATTCACAACCGAAATGCCTTCTTCAACTACTCTTAAGCATAAAA TTCACTCTCATCACACCCATCACAAGCCTCCTGCTTCCCATCGAAAAGTGGAAAAGTTTGGAGCAGAgccaaatctgaaaatttttgaagaagacGTGGAAGAGAAGTCTGTACCAAGTGGAGCAATATTATCTTTAACATTGG GTCTGTTGGTCACTGCTCTGATGGTCGTTATTGTCGGATGTCGAATGAGAGTGATACGCCGGCGTTTACGTCGTGGTGGAAAATCAGGCTACTCCCACGATGCAGATTTTCTTGTCAACGGAATGTACTTATAA